Part of the Oncorhynchus keta strain PuntledgeMale-10-30-2019 chromosome 31, Oket_V2, whole genome shotgun sequence genome, aaaGTTACAAACAAGGCaaacaataaaaacaaaaaacacattttactGGCGGCACTTGTATGACTACAATGTCAAACAAGTAATCCCTTATTACCATTTTTCGAAATTGAAAATACCTCGGAGTGTAGCTATATTAATATAGACAAGCTAAAGTACAAGTAAAATACACATAGCCTtgttaaatacaggttaaataaaaaaatgtatctcCACAACAGTCCACCGTCACTGTTGCACTCCACTCCAGCAGGTGGTGATGTTGTAAAAATGTGTTTCGAAAAAGAGCATGTGGAACTGGAAAAACACTTGCTAGCAGCTACTCAGCTAGTTATAACTACAGAATGTTGCCTAACATAAAATCATTGAGAATGTTGCTTAATATGCGATTAAAAGAGGCTGTCGATGAGCTATTCGGGGCAGTTGAATCAACGATAGCAGAGTACCAGCAAGAATTATACCGTTCAAAAGAGGAGAAAGACCGAACGATAGCAGAGTACAAGGAAAAAGTGTCCCGTTCGGAAGAAGAGAACGCCCGGCTACAGAGGCTGCTGGATTTTGTTCTTAAACCAGAAATAAGGTTACAGAGACTTGAAGGTGCGTTACTTATTAGCTAAGCCCGTAACAACCATCATTTTATACAGATACCTAATGCAtcgggggcggcagcgtagcctagtgtttagagcgttggactagtaaccggaaggttgcgagttcaaacccccgaactgacaaggtacaaatctgtcgttctgccccagtggtttaacaggcagttaacccccaggccgtctttgaaaataagaatatgttctttaactgacttgcctggttaaataaagttttaaaaATGTTGGTAAATTCAATTTGAGTCGTCACTAAACTTTCATCCAATTGATTTTCATGCGTTTTTCATTCTAAAATCCGCATTAAGAAAATTCGAATTTTCCCCACCAGTAGCGTTTCCACAAAACGGTGTACGTGACGTAGTGCACACAATGTACTTTTTCGTTTAAGGtttcatgtaccgaataaaaatctAAAGTTGGGATACATGTTCAACTCTACCAATAGTTTCGTCACAAACTGTccagttaaatagcaaatgtgcctactctggttATGGCACGTGTgttctagccaacagctcgcataAAGCCTACACTAGGCTGTGCGGGAAACTAGTCtacatgagattattatggaaaACAGCGATAATATAATTATTTGTAAAGTCATTTGCACCGCCTTTTATCGCATAATTTATTTTACCAACGCAAAAAGATCACACTGTCAAACGGAAATATTATCTGTAGGCATTTATACAACTACCGAAATGTCCCGTTTCCATCACAGTTatagtgttttatatatatatatatatggtatgaCTTCCATAAAACTGTCTGGAAATGTGGTTACTGTGTAGCTCAAAAGTTACATGTATCTGGCTAGAACACATTTCTTGTAAGCCAGCATCTCAGCATTTGAGTGTATTAGCCAATGTACTAGCTACGTTTGTCATGCTCTTTTTCCCACAGACCTCCAgcagctcactctctccatctctgaagaGGAGGTTCCCCTTGAGCAGCAGCACTGCAAGCAGGATTGTAGTCCCGGTCTGGGGCAGGGGGACCCTTCCCAGATTAAAGTGGAACAGGAGGACCTATGGGTCATCAATCAGGGACGAGAGCAGCTTCAAGCGATGGATTATGATACTGATGACACAGATGATTCTGCTGATACAGAAGCCTTCATATCTACTGCCAGAGTCAAATGTGACTATAATCAGAACACAAATCAGTCCTCTCATTTTTACCAAATATTAACCCAACGTGAAGAAAACACAGAGAGGGATGAGCTACCCAGCACCACAACGCAAATTGAACAGATAAAAACGGAGTTCCTCAGTGACTCTCAGCCCCCCTCTGCAGTCAATTCAGACTGGTCTGAAACTCAGAGTGAGAGCGGTGAAAGTGTTGATCGGATGGAGAGTGAAGGACCTCTACTCAAGTCAAAGAGAACACAGACTAAAGCTGGACCAAGCTTCCATGTCTGTTGTCACATCTGAAATCCCCTATCTCCAGTAATGCTGTTAGTCATTGTAGAATATGTGCAAAACCTTATCACAGTGACGTATCTAGTGATTCATGCCCATAGACATGCACAGCTATTTCGGTGTGGTATCTGCGGAAGAACCTTTGAGTCTGTAGAAAGTTTTAAAGAACATCTACATTTTCATGTTGCAAGTACAGGATCACTTTCTTGTTACATCTATGGTATATGTTTCACAGAGGATGAGGAGGTTTTGCTGGAAGAGCAATCACAAACTGAAATTGGATCGCTGTCTTGTGTAAGAAACGTTTTGAAACTCGCCAGGGTCTGACATTGCATATCAGGACTCTTGAA contains:
- the LOC118364584 gene encoding uncharacterized protein LOC118364584, encoding MLPNIKSLRMLLNMRLKEAVDELFGAVESTIAEYQQELYRSKEEKDRTIAEYKEKVSRSEEENARLQRLLDFVLKPEIRLQRLEDLQQLTLSISEEEVPLEQQHCKQDCSPGLGQGDPSQIKVEQEDLWVINQGREQLQAMDYDTDDTDDSADTEAFISTARVKCDYNQNTNQSSHFYQILTQREENTERDELPSTTTQIEQIKTEFLSDSQPPSAVNSDWSETQSESGESVDRMESEGPLLKSKRTQTKAGPSFHVCCHI